A part of Streptomyces sp. NBC_01497 genomic DNA contains:
- a CDS encoding SCO5389 family protein — MSLDVSPALLEQAERGEVDEADFVDCVRTSLPYAWEMISSLVAQLKVDGGPFADNQTPPPDEYARGQLLRALASDAIRGALQRHFGVRLAFQNCHRVAVFPLDEASDARLTRFTSVRAQLLNQSPELRDC, encoded by the coding sequence ATGTCGCTCGACGTCTCACCGGCGCTCTTGGAGCAGGCCGAGCGAGGCGAGGTCGACGAAGCCGACTTCGTCGACTGCGTCCGGACCTCCCTGCCCTACGCGTGGGAGATGATCAGTTCCCTGGTGGCCCAGCTGAAGGTCGACGGCGGCCCGTTCGCCGACAACCAGACGCCGCCGCCGGACGAGTACGCCCGTGGTCAGCTGCTGCGCGCGCTCGCCAGCGATGCCATACGGGGGGCGCTCCAGCGCCACTTCGGAGTGCGTCTCGCCTTCCAGAACTGCCACCGTGTGGCCGTGTTCCCGCTCGACGAGGCGTCCGACGCGCGCCTCACGCGCTTCACGTCCGTGCGGGCCCAGCTGCTCAACCAGTCGCCCGAACTCCGGGACTGCTGA
- a CDS encoding ABC transporter permease subunit: protein MSSVPAVLESEWTKIRTVSSTTWTLVLAFVVTAGFGAVATTLVNPGDHFDPTFISFSGMTLGQLAMVVFGVLVVGSEYSSGMIRTSLAAVPRRATFLFGKIGVAGLLALVVGLITGFVTFFLGQALLGDDGTTLGAPNVLRAVVGSGLYMCLIAVFSMGVTTMLRSSMLSLGILMPFFFLVSNILSVVPKAKDVARYFPDQAGSKILQVVPDAAGGNDAPYGPWAGFAIMALWVVAALVGGYLVLRKRDA, encoded by the coding sequence ATGTCTTCGGTACCGGCCGTCCTGGAGTCCGAGTGGACCAAGATCCGCACGGTCTCCTCCACCACGTGGACACTCGTTCTGGCCTTCGTCGTGACCGCCGGCTTCGGCGCCGTGGCGACCACGCTGGTCAACCCGGGGGACCACTTCGACCCGACGTTCATCAGTTTCTCCGGCATGACGCTCGGCCAGTTGGCCATGGTCGTGTTCGGGGTGCTCGTCGTCGGCTCCGAGTACAGCTCGGGCATGATCCGCACGTCGCTCGCGGCGGTCCCGCGCCGCGCCACCTTCCTCTTCGGCAAGATCGGCGTGGCGGGCCTGCTCGCGCTGGTGGTCGGCCTCATCACCGGCTTCGTCACGTTCTTCCTCGGCCAGGCACTGCTGGGTGACGACGGGACGACCCTCGGGGCGCCGAACGTGCTGCGCGCCGTGGTCGGCAGCGGTCTGTACATGTGCCTGATCGCGGTCTTCTCGATGGGCGTCACGACCATGCTGCGCAGCTCGATGCTGTCGCTCGGGATCCTGATGCCGTTCTTCTTCCTGGTCTCGAACATCCTCTCGGTGGTGCCGAAGGCCAAGGACGTCGCGCGGTACTTCCCCGACCAGGCCGGCTCCAAGATCCTCCAGGTGGTGCCGGACGCCGCGGGCGGCAACGACGCACCGTACGGGCCCTGGGCCGGGTTCGCGATCATGGCGCTCTGGGTCGTCGCCGCGCTCGTCGGCGGTTACCTGGTGCTGCGCAAGCGCGACGCGTGA
- a CDS encoding ABC transporter ATP-binding protein: MIEVEGLTKRYGRKLAVDHLSFQVRPGVVTGFLGPNGAGKSTTMRMMLDLDNPTSGSVRIDGRKYHELTDPLKHIGALLEAKAMHGGRTAYNNLLCLAQSNRIPRRRVDEVLDMVGLTAVAKRKSKGFSLGMGQRLGIASALLGNPEILMFDEPVNGLDPEGIHWIRTLMKALAAEGRTIFVSSHLMSEMALTADHLIVIGQGRLLANTSMADFIHQNSRSFARVRTPQPEQLRDALREAGIAAAEVDGGAFEVDGAETEALGELAATHRITLHELSAQRASLEEAFMQMTADSVEYHAHAGPGERIAPGQVQAGQVPPDRVPAGQAAPGGVPAGQAPGAGQGRGPGEGTQPPAEPGTWGQDWDQSRDQRNKGV, from the coding sequence ATGATCGAGGTCGAGGGGCTCACCAAACGCTACGGCCGCAAACTGGCGGTCGATCATCTTTCGTTCCAGGTAAGGCCGGGCGTGGTGACCGGTTTTCTGGGGCCCAACGGCGCGGGCAAGTCGACCACCATGCGGATGATGCTGGACCTCGACAACCCGACCAGCGGCTCGGTCCGTATCGACGGCAGGAAGTACCACGAGCTGACCGACCCGCTGAAGCACATCGGGGCGTTGCTCGAAGCGAAGGCGATGCACGGCGGCCGCACCGCGTACAACAACCTGCTGTGTCTCGCGCAGAGCAACCGCATCCCGCGCCGGCGGGTCGACGAGGTCCTCGACATGGTCGGGCTGACGGCGGTCGCCAAGCGCAAGTCGAAGGGCTTCTCGCTCGGCATGGGCCAGCGGCTCGGTATCGCGTCGGCCCTGCTCGGCAACCCCGAGATCCTGATGTTCGACGAACCCGTCAACGGCCTGGACCCGGAGGGCATCCACTGGATCCGCACGCTGATGAAGGCTCTGGCCGCCGAGGGCCGCACGATCTTCGTGTCGAGTCACCTGATGAGTGAGATGGCGCTGACCGCGGACCACCTCATCGTGATCGGTCAGGGCCGGCTGCTGGCGAACACGTCGATGGCCGACTTCATCCACCAGAACTCGCGCAGTTTCGCCCGCGTCCGCACTCCTCAGCCGGAGCAGCTGCGGGACGCGCTGCGCGAGGCGGGGATCGCGGCGGCCGAGGTGGACGGCGGGGCGTTCGAGGTCGACGGGGCGGAGACCGAGGCGCTCGGCGAGCTGGCGGCCACGCACCGGATCACGCTGCACGAACTGAGCGCCCAGCGGGCCTCCCTGGAGGAGGCGTTCATGCAGATGACGGCGGATTCGGTGGAGTACCACGCCCACGCGGGCCCCGGCGAGAGGATTGCCCCGGGGCAGGTCCAGGCCGGGCAGGTCCCGCCGGACCGGGTTCCCGCCGGTCAGGCGGCGCCGGGAGGGGTTCCCGCCGGCCAGGCCCCCGGGGCCGGGCAGGGCCGGGGACCTGGTGAGGGCACCCAGCCCCCCGCGGAGCCCGGGACCTGGGGACAGGACTGGGACCAGAGCCGAGACCAGCGCAACAAGGGAGTCTGA
- a CDS encoding ATP/GTP-binding protein, protein MSPRRNRPRGGEKATGQDVGDPGARYGGFQRTESWQGEEWSVRHVAGASAAGKRYRCPGCDQEIPSHAPHVVAWPEYGGVEDRRHWHQACWNAKDRRGARVQRSRNAPRY, encoded by the coding sequence ATGTCCCCGCGCCGCAACCGCCCCCGAGGCGGCGAGAAAGCGACCGGCCAGGACGTCGGCGATCCCGGCGCGCGATACGGCGGCTTCCAGCGCACCGAGTCCTGGCAGGGCGAGGAGTGGTCGGTGCGGCACGTGGCGGGCGCGAGCGCGGCGGGCAAGCGCTACCGCTGCCCCGGCTGCGACCAGGAGATCCCCTCGCATGCGCCGCACGTCGTGGCCTGGCCCGAGTACGGCGGTGTGGAGGACAGGCGCCACTGGCACCAGGCGTGCTGGAACGCGAAGGACCGGCGCGGGGCCCGCGTCCAGCGCTCCCGCAACGCCCCGCGGTACTGA
- a CDS encoding ABC transporter permease has translation MTAPYPSGAAGQDLDPSTGRGGYVSPIPVRRAHLGDAVVAEWTKIRTVRSTVWTLGGLIVLVLGTGLLIAWGVTATSVGGTRSPGTALSFGFFGVLPGTMCVITLGVLTFSSEFSTGLIRATLTACPSRARVLTAKATVYFSLVFTLMLGLTLITSVLQVVILDTASPTGAQWVSATLGVSLYMALLGVLSQALGALVKHAVGAITAMLGVLLLPLVLSLFLITPLEKVSSALLTYSIPSQLASFYPSLGGIASGPAPTGWVSLWILLGVTAVAMGGAYATLERRDA, from the coding sequence ATGACCGCCCCGTACCCGAGCGGCGCCGCAGGACAGGACCTCGACCCCAGTACTGGGCGCGGCGGCTATGTGTCGCCGATCCCGGTGCGCAGGGCCCACCTGGGAGACGCCGTCGTCGCCGAGTGGACCAAGATCCGGACGGTGCGGTCCACGGTGTGGACGCTCGGCGGCCTGATCGTGCTGGTCCTCGGTACCGGGCTGCTGATCGCGTGGGGCGTGACCGCGACATCGGTGGGCGGCACCCGGAGCCCCGGCACGGCGCTGTCCTTCGGGTTCTTCGGCGTGCTTCCCGGCACGATGTGCGTGATCACGCTCGGAGTGCTGACGTTCTCCAGCGAGTTCAGCACCGGGCTGATCCGTGCGACGCTGACCGCCTGTCCGAGCCGGGCGCGGGTGCTGACCGCGAAGGCCACGGTGTACTTCTCGCTGGTCTTCACGCTGATGCTGGGGCTCACCCTGATCACGTCCGTGCTCCAGGTGGTGATCCTCGACACGGCGAGCCCGACGGGCGCCCAGTGGGTCTCCGCGACGCTCGGAGTGAGCCTGTACATGGCGTTGCTGGGCGTCCTGTCGCAGGCGCTCGGCGCGCTGGTCAAGCACGCGGTTGGTGCCATCACGGCGATGCTGGGCGTGCTGCTGCTGCCGCTGGTCCTCTCGCTGTTCCTGATCACACCCCTGGAGAAGGTGAGCAGTGCGCTGCTGACGTACTCGATCCCGAGCCAGCTGGCGTCCTTCTACCCGAGCCTCGGCGGGATCGCGTCGGGCCCGGCGCCCACCGGCTGGGTCTCGCTGTGGATCCTGCTCGGTGTGACGGCGGTGGCGATGGGCGGCGCGTACGCGACGCTGGAGCGGCGCGACGCCTGA
- a CDS encoding ABC transporter ATP-binding protein, translating into MIEAVHLTKRFGAKTAVDDLSFQVRPGHVTGFLGPNGSGKSTTMRMIVGLDRPTSGVVTVGGQPFRQTPNAPRELGALLDAKSVHGGRSARSHLLALAQLSGIPASRVEEVLGVVGLRDVAGKRSKGFSLGMGQRLGIAAALLGDPEVLLFDEPVNGLDPEGIYWVRTLMRRLASEGRTVLVSSHLMSEMAVTADHLIVIGRGRLLADMSVREFISRNSSGFARVRVADDDHGQRERLAAVLGDAGGGTLSEPDGALRVTGLPLPRVSDLAHKADIRLWELSPHHASLEEAYMRMTQATVDYRSTDDELAGFEQEEPGYEPPAVPDVPQQGWYVPPAEDPRFAHHRDPRFRHDQDPAPGDVRDDSGSGRTTDSAPAPDKDAR; encoded by the coding sequence ATGATCGAGGCAGTCCACCTGACCAAGCGCTTCGGTGCCAAGACCGCGGTGGACGATCTGTCGTTCCAGGTACGCCCCGGCCATGTCACCGGGTTCCTCGGTCCCAACGGCTCCGGCAAGTCCACGACCATGCGCATGATCGTGGGACTCGACCGGCCGACCAGCGGTGTCGTCACCGTGGGCGGGCAGCCCTTCCGGCAGACGCCGAACGCGCCCCGCGAGCTCGGGGCGCTGCTCGACGCCAAGTCCGTGCACGGCGGCCGGAGCGCCCGCAGCCATCTCCTCGCGCTCGCCCAGCTCTCCGGCATCCCCGCCTCGCGCGTCGAGGAGGTGCTCGGCGTCGTCGGGCTGCGGGACGTGGCCGGCAAGCGGTCCAAGGGGTTCTCGCTGGGCATGGGGCAGCGGCTCGGCATCGCCGCCGCGCTGCTCGGCGACCCGGAGGTGCTGCTGTTCGACGAGCCCGTCAACGGTCTCGACCCGGAGGGCATCTACTGGGTCCGCACGCTGATGAGACGGCTGGCGTCCGAGGGCCGCACCGTCCTCGTCTCGTCGCACCTGATGAGCGAGATGGCCGTCACCGCGGACCATCTGATCGTGATCGGCCGGGGCCGGCTGCTCGCCGACATGAGCGTCCGCGAGTTCATCTCGCGCAACTCGTCCGGCTTCGCGCGGGTACGGGTCGCCGACGACGACCACGGGCAGCGGGAGCGGCTCGCCGCCGTGCTCGGCGACGCGGGCGGCGGGACGCTGTCCGAGCCGGACGGGGCGCTGCGGGTGACGGGGCTGCCGCTCCCCCGGGTCAGCGACCTCGCGCACAAGGCCGACATCCGGCTGTGGGAGCTCTCCCCGCACCACGCCTCGCTGGAGGAGGCCTACATGCGGATGACGCAGGCCACGGTCGACTACCGCTCCACGGACGACGAGCTGGCCGGCTTCGAGCAGGAGGAGCCCGGCTACGAGCCACCCGCCGTGCCCGACGTGCCGCAGCAGGGCTGGTACGTGCCGCCCGCGGAGGACCCCCGGTTCGCGCACCACCGGGATCCGCGGTTCCGCCACGACCAGGATCCGGCGCCCGGCGACGTTCGCGACGACTCCGGCTCCGGCCGCACCACGGACTCCGCCCCCGCCCCGGACAAGGACGCACGATGA
- a CDS encoding LLM class flavin-dependent oxidoreductase, translating into MRVRNATRTRTRLGTFVLAAQFPGQGQGEALHRAVRTAQAVESAGLDEVWLAEHHFVPYGVCPSAVTLAGLLLGRTRRIRVGTAISVLPNTHPVTLGEQTALLHILSDGRFSLGVGRGGPWVDLEVFGAGLAAFERDFPESLDLLLRWLREPRVDALGPRYTFREVPVVPRPDELLDVPGPEVVVACTSPRTVRLAGERGLPMLLGMHADDEEKAAMVALWRTHALAAGHDPQGAHVSVGVAQVADDRAEAAEALIKAMPGWLRQGLGAHVTVDGRARSMRDPVDYTERLCSLHPVGPPRLAVDRLAATSERTGITRFALLVEGSGDLASTEENVRRLGAEVLPHLA; encoded by the coding sequence ATGCGTGTGCGGAATGCGACGCGTACGAGGACACGTCTGGGGACATTCGTGCTGGCAGCACAGTTCCCGGGACAGGGCCAGGGCGAGGCGCTGCACCGCGCGGTGCGCACCGCGCAGGCCGTGGAGAGCGCCGGGCTCGACGAGGTGTGGCTGGCCGAGCACCACTTCGTGCCGTACGGGGTGTGCCCGTCGGCGGTGACCCTGGCCGGGCTGCTGCTCGGAAGGACCCGGCGCATCCGGGTGGGCACCGCGATCAGTGTGTTGCCGAACACCCATCCGGTGACACTCGGCGAGCAGACCGCGCTGCTGCACATACTCTCCGACGGCCGGTTCTCCCTCGGCGTGGGCCGGGGCGGGCCCTGGGTCGATCTGGAGGTGTTCGGGGCGGGACTCGCGGCCTTCGAACGGGACTTCCCCGAATCGCTCGACCTGCTGCTGCGATGGCTGCGGGAACCGCGCGTCGACGCGCTCGGGCCGCGGTACACGTTCCGCGAGGTGCCCGTGGTGCCCCGTCCCGACGAACTGCTGGACGTGCCGGGCCCCGAGGTCGTCGTGGCCTGCACCTCTCCGAGGACCGTACGGCTGGCGGGCGAGCGCGGCCTGCCGATGCTGCTCGGGATGCACGCGGACGACGAGGAGAAGGCCGCGATGGTCGCCCTGTGGCGCACGCACGCACTGGCGGCCGGCCACGACCCGCAGGGAGCCCATGTGTCGGTGGGGGTCGCCCAGGTCGCGGACGACCGCGCCGAGGCCGCGGAGGCGCTGATCAAGGCCATGCCGGGCTGGCTGCGGCAGGGACTGGGCGCGCACGTCACCGTGGACGGCAGGGCCCGCTCGATGCGGGACCCGGTGGACTACACCGAGCGGCTGTGCTCCCTGCATCCGGTCGGGCCGCCGCGGCTCGCCGTCGACCGGCTGGCGGCGACGTCGGAGCGTACGGGCATCACGCGCTTCGCGCTCCTCGTGGAGGGGTCGGGGGACCTGGCCTCGACGGAGGAGAACGTACGACGGCTGGGCGCCGAAGTCCTGCCGCATCTGGCGTAG